In Crassostrea angulata isolate pt1a10 chromosome 6, ASM2561291v2, whole genome shotgun sequence, a genomic segment contains:
- the LOC128188372 gene encoding E3 ubiquitin-protein ligase Midline-1-like isoform X1, which yields MSKKKAFSNGSSTRANNVTNLRPRYPAKKEFGDAFLFSPVSVIATNGNHAFEHVRAAPAKSPVKAQMEVDSDLQCPICLELFSYPIILPCSHVLCRSPCAEHLFDFNFIRCPVCRDNCYVSGGIGSLPRVIALENIIERYKADRTSRENTNDRNKSADSSFLDASLSSQSDVEKDSSILCNLCNSVSKKKAKKSCLDCNVSYCSNCLLLTHQKKDPFNTHELVSPRDDVSHSVTGLCSKHSDQLSLFCKDCGVPTCTLCKDSSLHKDHFMITIESAYTDIKASIDKNLQKLGVSQEKVTSSLQHQRDNLKEMQQKIDRKRSEINAQCDQLLAEIENKRSFFLADLEYEERIRQNEQEELIKVMERILGSSQALYSYTSEVLNEDVSEFLEVANTLSEKLVKATADCETAQFQPSDCDVLPGKLVDFRKERNVIREMNYLLAPETPSIDVTRCSRSEDTVVLVLSPPRNLHDVIDQYEIHYCSEEQKSLEIEDTLIVKNVPEDRLLGKIVPNCSGVVVVLVENLCKSTTYYFCVSASNQSGRSANSEVVQCTTLLPGESVIPAPVIVESLCRPFATSVQIYSSSPQDVAAEQHISHFLLYRPRGQSRAWKTLSLYGRQDHRVFGLIASTDYEFVILGCNQRGECQVSNRVVIHTEQS from the exons ATGTCTAAAAAGAAGGCATTTAGTAATGGGAGCAGTACTCGGGCAAACAATGTAACAAACCTAAGACCAAGATATCCCGCCAAAAAG GAGTTCGGAGATGCATTCCTATTCAGTCCAGTGAGCGTTATAGCAACGAACGGGAACCACGCGTTTGAACACGTTCGTGCAGCTCCTGCAAAAAGCCCCGTAAAAGCTCAGATGGAAGTGGATAGTGACCTTCAGTGTCCAATCTGCTTGGAACTGTTTTCCTATCCTATCATCCTACCCTGTTCACATGTGTTGTGTAGATCTCCGTGTGCAGAGCACCTGTTTGATTTTAACTTCATTCGGTGTCCGGTGTGTCGGGATAACTGCTACGTAAGTGGAGGAATAGGTAGTTTACCAAGGGTCATCGCTTTGGAAAACATCATTGAACGTTACAAAGCGGACAGAACCTCGCGGGAAAATACCAATGATCGAAACAAAAGCGCAGACTCTTCTTTCCTAGATGCGTCTCTCTCTAGTCAGTCAGATGTCGAGAAGGATTCTTCGATCCTTTGCAACCTTTGTAATTCTGTGTCAAAGAAAAAAGCCAAAAAATCTTGCCTTGATTGCAACGTATCCTACTGCTCCAACTGCCTACTCCTAACCCACCAGAAGAAGGATCCATTCAACACTCACGAGCTGGTGTCGCCACGAGATGATGTTAGTCATTCAGTCACTGGTCTATGCTCTAAGCATTCCGACCAGTTGTCTTTGTTTTGCAAAGATTGCGGCGTTCCCACCTGCACCCTGTGTAAAGATTCTAGTCTCCATAAAGACCACTTCATGATTACCATCGAAAGCGCCTATACCGATATTAAG GCTTCGATTgacaaaaatcttcaaaagttAGGCGTCAGTCAAGAGAAAGTTACATCATCCTTACAACACCAGAGagataatttaaaagaaatgcaa cAAAAGATAGATAGAAAACGGAGCGAAATCAATGCGCAATGTGATCAGCTTTTGGCCGAGATTGAGAACAAGAGAAGCTTCTTTCTGGCGGACCTGGAGTATGAAGAACGCATCAGACAGAATGAGCAGGAGGAATTGATCAAAGTAATGGAGCGGATCCTTGGCTCCTCACAAGCGTTGTATAGTTACACGTCGGAGGTGCTGAACGAAGATGTCAGTGAATTTCTGGAG GTGGCGAATACTTTAAGCGAAAA ATTAGTAAAAGCTACCGCCGATTGTGAGACGGCTCAGTTTCAGCCCTCAGATTGTGACGTACTGCCGGGCAAGCTTGTAGACTTCAGAAAGGAAAGGAATGTCATCAgagaaatgaattatttacttG CCCCCGAAACACCGAGTATTGACGTCACACGCTGTTCCCGGAGCGAAGACACGGTCGTTTTAGTGCTGTCCCCTCCTAgaaatcttcatgacgtcatagACCAGTATGAAATTCACTATTGTTCAGAGGAGCAGAAAAGTCTTGAAATCGAG GATACATTGATAGTAAAAAATGTTCCAGAGGACAGGCTCCTTGGGAAAATCGTGCCGAACTGTTCTGGAGTGGTCGTTGTGCTAGTGGAGAACCTGTGCAAGTCTACAACGTACTATTTCTGTGTCAGTGCCAGCAACCAATCGGGGAGAAGCGCCAACTCTGAAGTAGTCCAGTGTACCACACTTCTACCGGGAGAAAGTGTTATACCAG CACCTGTCATTGTGGAAAGTCTCTGTCGACCTTTCGCGACTTCGGTACAGATCTATAGCTCAAGTCCACAAGATGTCGCTGCTGAACAACACATATCCCATTTCTTGCTGTATCGTCCCCGCGGTCAGAGTCGGGCCTGGAAGACGCTATCGTTGTATGGAAGACAAGACCACCGAGTGTTTGGTTTGATAGCCAGTACAGACTATGAATTTGTCATCCTTGGTTGCAACCAGAGAGGTGAATGCCAAGTGTCAAACAGAGTGGTCATTCACACTGAACAatcttaa
- the LOC128188372 gene encoding E3 ubiquitin-protein ligase Midline-1-like isoform X2 — MMRHCSVNWEFGDAFLFSPVSVIATNGNHAFEHVRAAPAKSPVKAQMEVDSDLQCPICLELFSYPIILPCSHVLCRSPCAEHLFDFNFIRCPVCRDNCYVSGGIGSLPRVIALENIIERYKADRTSRENTNDRNKSADSSFLDASLSSQSDVEKDSSILCNLCNSVSKKKAKKSCLDCNVSYCSNCLLLTHQKKDPFNTHELVSPRDDVSHSVTGLCSKHSDQLSLFCKDCGVPTCTLCKDSSLHKDHFMITIESAYTDIKASIDKNLQKLGVSQEKVTSSLQHQRDNLKEMQQKIDRKRSEINAQCDQLLAEIENKRSFFLADLEYEERIRQNEQEELIKVMERILGSSQALYSYTSEVLNEDVSEFLEVANTLSEKLVKATADCETAQFQPSDCDVLPGKLVDFRKERNVIREMNYLLAPETPSIDVTRCSRSEDTVVLVLSPPRNLHDVIDQYEIHYCSEEQKSLEIEDTLIVKNVPEDRLLGKIVPNCSGVVVVLVENLCKSTTYYFCVSASNQSGRSANSEVVQCTTLLPGESVIPAPVIVESLCRPFATSVQIYSSSPQDVAAEQHISHFLLYRPRGQSRAWKTLSLYGRQDHRVFGLIASTDYEFVILGCNQRGECQVSNRVVIHTEQS, encoded by the exons atgatgaGACACTGTTCAGTTAACTGG GAGTTCGGAGATGCATTCCTATTCAGTCCAGTGAGCGTTATAGCAACGAACGGGAACCACGCGTTTGAACACGTTCGTGCAGCTCCTGCAAAAAGCCCCGTAAAAGCTCAGATGGAAGTGGATAGTGACCTTCAGTGTCCAATCTGCTTGGAACTGTTTTCCTATCCTATCATCCTACCCTGTTCACATGTGTTGTGTAGATCTCCGTGTGCAGAGCACCTGTTTGATTTTAACTTCATTCGGTGTCCGGTGTGTCGGGATAACTGCTACGTAAGTGGAGGAATAGGTAGTTTACCAAGGGTCATCGCTTTGGAAAACATCATTGAACGTTACAAAGCGGACAGAACCTCGCGGGAAAATACCAATGATCGAAACAAAAGCGCAGACTCTTCTTTCCTAGATGCGTCTCTCTCTAGTCAGTCAGATGTCGAGAAGGATTCTTCGATCCTTTGCAACCTTTGTAATTCTGTGTCAAAGAAAAAAGCCAAAAAATCTTGCCTTGATTGCAACGTATCCTACTGCTCCAACTGCCTACTCCTAACCCACCAGAAGAAGGATCCATTCAACACTCACGAGCTGGTGTCGCCACGAGATGATGTTAGTCATTCAGTCACTGGTCTATGCTCTAAGCATTCCGACCAGTTGTCTTTGTTTTGCAAAGATTGCGGCGTTCCCACCTGCACCCTGTGTAAAGATTCTAGTCTCCATAAAGACCACTTCATGATTACCATCGAAAGCGCCTATACCGATATTAAG GCTTCGATTgacaaaaatcttcaaaagttAGGCGTCAGTCAAGAGAAAGTTACATCATCCTTACAACACCAGAGagataatttaaaagaaatgcaa cAAAAGATAGATAGAAAACGGAGCGAAATCAATGCGCAATGTGATCAGCTTTTGGCCGAGATTGAGAACAAGAGAAGCTTCTTTCTGGCGGACCTGGAGTATGAAGAACGCATCAGACAGAATGAGCAGGAGGAATTGATCAAAGTAATGGAGCGGATCCTTGGCTCCTCACAAGCGTTGTATAGTTACACGTCGGAGGTGCTGAACGAAGATGTCAGTGAATTTCTGGAG GTGGCGAATACTTTAAGCGAAAA ATTAGTAAAAGCTACCGCCGATTGTGAGACGGCTCAGTTTCAGCCCTCAGATTGTGACGTACTGCCGGGCAAGCTTGTAGACTTCAGAAAGGAAAGGAATGTCATCAgagaaatgaattatttacttG CCCCCGAAACACCGAGTATTGACGTCACACGCTGTTCCCGGAGCGAAGACACGGTCGTTTTAGTGCTGTCCCCTCCTAgaaatcttcatgacgtcatagACCAGTATGAAATTCACTATTGTTCAGAGGAGCAGAAAAGTCTTGAAATCGAG GATACATTGATAGTAAAAAATGTTCCAGAGGACAGGCTCCTTGGGAAAATCGTGCCGAACTGTTCTGGAGTGGTCGTTGTGCTAGTGGAGAACCTGTGCAAGTCTACAACGTACTATTTCTGTGTCAGTGCCAGCAACCAATCGGGGAGAAGCGCCAACTCTGAAGTAGTCCAGTGTACCACACTTCTACCGGGAGAAAGTGTTATACCAG CACCTGTCATTGTGGAAAGTCTCTGTCGACCTTTCGCGACTTCGGTACAGATCTATAGCTCAAGTCCACAAGATGTCGCTGCTGAACAACACATATCCCATTTCTTGCTGTATCGTCCCCGCGGTCAGAGTCGGGCCTGGAAGACGCTATCGTTGTATGGAAGACAAGACCACCGAGTGTTTGGTTTGATAGCCAGTACAGACTATGAATTTGTCATCCTTGGTTGCAACCAGAGAGGTGAATGCCAAGTGTCAAACAGAGTGGTCATTCACACTGAACAatcttaa
- the LOC128188372 gene encoding E3 ubiquitin-protein ligase Midline-1-like isoform X3, protein MIEEFGDAFLFSPVSVIATNGNHAFEHVRAAPAKSPVKAQMEVDSDLQCPICLELFSYPIILPCSHVLCRSPCAEHLFDFNFIRCPVCRDNCYVSGGIGSLPRVIALENIIERYKADRTSRENTNDRNKSADSSFLDASLSSQSDVEKDSSILCNLCNSVSKKKAKKSCLDCNVSYCSNCLLLTHQKKDPFNTHELVSPRDDVSHSVTGLCSKHSDQLSLFCKDCGVPTCTLCKDSSLHKDHFMITIESAYTDIKASIDKNLQKLGVSQEKVTSSLQHQRDNLKEMQQKIDRKRSEINAQCDQLLAEIENKRSFFLADLEYEERIRQNEQEELIKVMERILGSSQALYSYTSEVLNEDVSEFLEVANTLSEKLVKATADCETAQFQPSDCDVLPGKLVDFRKERNVIREMNYLLAPETPSIDVTRCSRSEDTVVLVLSPPRNLHDVIDQYEIHYCSEEQKSLEIEDTLIVKNVPEDRLLGKIVPNCSGVVVVLVENLCKSTTYYFCVSASNQSGRSANSEVVQCTTLLPGESVIPAPVIVESLCRPFATSVQIYSSSPQDVAAEQHISHFLLYRPRGQSRAWKTLSLYGRQDHRVFGLIASTDYEFVILGCNQRGECQVSNRVVIHTEQS, encoded by the exons ATGATTGAG GAGTTCGGAGATGCATTCCTATTCAGTCCAGTGAGCGTTATAGCAACGAACGGGAACCACGCGTTTGAACACGTTCGTGCAGCTCCTGCAAAAAGCCCCGTAAAAGCTCAGATGGAAGTGGATAGTGACCTTCAGTGTCCAATCTGCTTGGAACTGTTTTCCTATCCTATCATCCTACCCTGTTCACATGTGTTGTGTAGATCTCCGTGTGCAGAGCACCTGTTTGATTTTAACTTCATTCGGTGTCCGGTGTGTCGGGATAACTGCTACGTAAGTGGAGGAATAGGTAGTTTACCAAGGGTCATCGCTTTGGAAAACATCATTGAACGTTACAAAGCGGACAGAACCTCGCGGGAAAATACCAATGATCGAAACAAAAGCGCAGACTCTTCTTTCCTAGATGCGTCTCTCTCTAGTCAGTCAGATGTCGAGAAGGATTCTTCGATCCTTTGCAACCTTTGTAATTCTGTGTCAAAGAAAAAAGCCAAAAAATCTTGCCTTGATTGCAACGTATCCTACTGCTCCAACTGCCTACTCCTAACCCACCAGAAGAAGGATCCATTCAACACTCACGAGCTGGTGTCGCCACGAGATGATGTTAGTCATTCAGTCACTGGTCTATGCTCTAAGCATTCCGACCAGTTGTCTTTGTTTTGCAAAGATTGCGGCGTTCCCACCTGCACCCTGTGTAAAGATTCTAGTCTCCATAAAGACCACTTCATGATTACCATCGAAAGCGCCTATACCGATATTAAG GCTTCGATTgacaaaaatcttcaaaagttAGGCGTCAGTCAAGAGAAAGTTACATCATCCTTACAACACCAGAGagataatttaaaagaaatgcaa cAAAAGATAGATAGAAAACGGAGCGAAATCAATGCGCAATGTGATCAGCTTTTGGCCGAGATTGAGAACAAGAGAAGCTTCTTTCTGGCGGACCTGGAGTATGAAGAACGCATCAGACAGAATGAGCAGGAGGAATTGATCAAAGTAATGGAGCGGATCCTTGGCTCCTCACAAGCGTTGTATAGTTACACGTCGGAGGTGCTGAACGAAGATGTCAGTGAATTTCTGGAG GTGGCGAATACTTTAAGCGAAAA ATTAGTAAAAGCTACCGCCGATTGTGAGACGGCTCAGTTTCAGCCCTCAGATTGTGACGTACTGCCGGGCAAGCTTGTAGACTTCAGAAAGGAAAGGAATGTCATCAgagaaatgaattatttacttG CCCCCGAAACACCGAGTATTGACGTCACACGCTGTTCCCGGAGCGAAGACACGGTCGTTTTAGTGCTGTCCCCTCCTAgaaatcttcatgacgtcatagACCAGTATGAAATTCACTATTGTTCAGAGGAGCAGAAAAGTCTTGAAATCGAG GATACATTGATAGTAAAAAATGTTCCAGAGGACAGGCTCCTTGGGAAAATCGTGCCGAACTGTTCTGGAGTGGTCGTTGTGCTAGTGGAGAACCTGTGCAAGTCTACAACGTACTATTTCTGTGTCAGTGCCAGCAACCAATCGGGGAGAAGCGCCAACTCTGAAGTAGTCCAGTGTACCACACTTCTACCGGGAGAAAGTGTTATACCAG CACCTGTCATTGTGGAAAGTCTCTGTCGACCTTTCGCGACTTCGGTACAGATCTATAGCTCAAGTCCACAAGATGTCGCTGCTGAACAACACATATCCCATTTCTTGCTGTATCGTCCCCGCGGTCAGAGTCGGGCCTGGAAGACGCTATCGTTGTATGGAAGACAAGACCACCGAGTGTTTGGTTTGATAGCCAGTACAGACTATGAATTTGTCATCCTTGGTTGCAACCAGAGAGGTGAATGCCAAGTGTCAAACAGAGTGGTCATTCACACTGAACAatcttaa
- the LOC128188372 gene encoding E3 ubiquitin-protein ligase Midline-1-like isoform X4, protein MQEFGDAFLFSPVSVIATNGNHAFEHVRAAPAKSPVKAQMEVDSDLQCPICLELFSYPIILPCSHVLCRSPCAEHLFDFNFIRCPVCRDNCYVSGGIGSLPRVIALENIIERYKADRTSRENTNDRNKSADSSFLDASLSSQSDVEKDSSILCNLCNSVSKKKAKKSCLDCNVSYCSNCLLLTHQKKDPFNTHELVSPRDDVSHSVTGLCSKHSDQLSLFCKDCGVPTCTLCKDSSLHKDHFMITIESAYTDIKASIDKNLQKLGVSQEKVTSSLQHQRDNLKEMQQKIDRKRSEINAQCDQLLAEIENKRSFFLADLEYEERIRQNEQEELIKVMERILGSSQALYSYTSEVLNEDVSEFLEVANTLSEKLVKATADCETAQFQPSDCDVLPGKLVDFRKERNVIREMNYLLAPETPSIDVTRCSRSEDTVVLVLSPPRNLHDVIDQYEIHYCSEEQKSLEIEDTLIVKNVPEDRLLGKIVPNCSGVVVVLVENLCKSTTYYFCVSASNQSGRSANSEVVQCTTLLPGESVIPAPVIVESLCRPFATSVQIYSSSPQDVAAEQHISHFLLYRPRGQSRAWKTLSLYGRQDHRVFGLIASTDYEFVILGCNQRGECQVSNRVVIHTEQS, encoded by the exons ATGCAG GAGTTCGGAGATGCATTCCTATTCAGTCCAGTGAGCGTTATAGCAACGAACGGGAACCACGCGTTTGAACACGTTCGTGCAGCTCCTGCAAAAAGCCCCGTAAAAGCTCAGATGGAAGTGGATAGTGACCTTCAGTGTCCAATCTGCTTGGAACTGTTTTCCTATCCTATCATCCTACCCTGTTCACATGTGTTGTGTAGATCTCCGTGTGCAGAGCACCTGTTTGATTTTAACTTCATTCGGTGTCCGGTGTGTCGGGATAACTGCTACGTAAGTGGAGGAATAGGTAGTTTACCAAGGGTCATCGCTTTGGAAAACATCATTGAACGTTACAAAGCGGACAGAACCTCGCGGGAAAATACCAATGATCGAAACAAAAGCGCAGACTCTTCTTTCCTAGATGCGTCTCTCTCTAGTCAGTCAGATGTCGAGAAGGATTCTTCGATCCTTTGCAACCTTTGTAATTCTGTGTCAAAGAAAAAAGCCAAAAAATCTTGCCTTGATTGCAACGTATCCTACTGCTCCAACTGCCTACTCCTAACCCACCAGAAGAAGGATCCATTCAACACTCACGAGCTGGTGTCGCCACGAGATGATGTTAGTCATTCAGTCACTGGTCTATGCTCTAAGCATTCCGACCAGTTGTCTTTGTTTTGCAAAGATTGCGGCGTTCCCACCTGCACCCTGTGTAAAGATTCTAGTCTCCATAAAGACCACTTCATGATTACCATCGAAAGCGCCTATACCGATATTAAG GCTTCGATTgacaaaaatcttcaaaagttAGGCGTCAGTCAAGAGAAAGTTACATCATCCTTACAACACCAGAGagataatttaaaagaaatgcaa cAAAAGATAGATAGAAAACGGAGCGAAATCAATGCGCAATGTGATCAGCTTTTGGCCGAGATTGAGAACAAGAGAAGCTTCTTTCTGGCGGACCTGGAGTATGAAGAACGCATCAGACAGAATGAGCAGGAGGAATTGATCAAAGTAATGGAGCGGATCCTTGGCTCCTCACAAGCGTTGTATAGTTACACGTCGGAGGTGCTGAACGAAGATGTCAGTGAATTTCTGGAG GTGGCGAATACTTTAAGCGAAAA ATTAGTAAAAGCTACCGCCGATTGTGAGACGGCTCAGTTTCAGCCCTCAGATTGTGACGTACTGCCGGGCAAGCTTGTAGACTTCAGAAAGGAAAGGAATGTCATCAgagaaatgaattatttacttG CCCCCGAAACACCGAGTATTGACGTCACACGCTGTTCCCGGAGCGAAGACACGGTCGTTTTAGTGCTGTCCCCTCCTAgaaatcttcatgacgtcatagACCAGTATGAAATTCACTATTGTTCAGAGGAGCAGAAAAGTCTTGAAATCGAG GATACATTGATAGTAAAAAATGTTCCAGAGGACAGGCTCCTTGGGAAAATCGTGCCGAACTGTTCTGGAGTGGTCGTTGTGCTAGTGGAGAACCTGTGCAAGTCTACAACGTACTATTTCTGTGTCAGTGCCAGCAACCAATCGGGGAGAAGCGCCAACTCTGAAGTAGTCCAGTGTACCACACTTCTACCGGGAGAAAGTGTTATACCAG CACCTGTCATTGTGGAAAGTCTCTGTCGACCTTTCGCGACTTCGGTACAGATCTATAGCTCAAGTCCACAAGATGTCGCTGCTGAACAACACATATCCCATTTCTTGCTGTATCGTCCCCGCGGTCAGAGTCGGGCCTGGAAGACGCTATCGTTGTATGGAAGACAAGACCACCGAGTGTTTGGTTTGATAGCCAGTACAGACTATGAATTTGTCATCCTTGGTTGCAACCAGAGAGGTGAATGCCAAGTGTCAAACAGAGTGGTCATTCACACTGAACAatcttaa
- the LOC128188372 gene encoding E3 ubiquitin-protein ligase Midline-1-like isoform X5: MEVDSDLQCPICLELFSYPIILPCSHVLCRSPCAEHLFDFNFIRCPVCRDNCYVSGGIGSLPRVIALENIIERYKADRTSRENTNDRNKSADSSFLDASLSSQSDVEKDSSILCNLCNSVSKKKAKKSCLDCNVSYCSNCLLLTHQKKDPFNTHELVSPRDDVSHSVTGLCSKHSDQLSLFCKDCGVPTCTLCKDSSLHKDHFMITIESAYTDIKASIDKNLQKLGVSQEKVTSSLQHQRDNLKEMQQKIDRKRSEINAQCDQLLAEIENKRSFFLADLEYEERIRQNEQEELIKVMERILGSSQALYSYTSEVLNEDVSEFLEVANTLSEKLVKATADCETAQFQPSDCDVLPGKLVDFRKERNVIREMNYLLAPETPSIDVTRCSRSEDTVVLVLSPPRNLHDVIDQYEIHYCSEEQKSLEIEDTLIVKNVPEDRLLGKIVPNCSGVVVVLVENLCKSTTYYFCVSASNQSGRSANSEVVQCTTLLPGESVIPAPVIVESLCRPFATSVQIYSSSPQDVAAEQHISHFLLYRPRGQSRAWKTLSLYGRQDHRVFGLIASTDYEFVILGCNQRGECQVSNRVVIHTEQS, translated from the exons ATGGAAGTGGATAGTGACCTTCAGTGTCCAATCTGCTTGGAACTGTTTTCCTATCCTATCATCCTACCCTGTTCACATGTGTTGTGTAGATCTCCGTGTGCAGAGCACCTGTTTGATTTTAACTTCATTCGGTGTCCGGTGTGTCGGGATAACTGCTACGTAAGTGGAGGAATAGGTAGTTTACCAAGGGTCATCGCTTTGGAAAACATCATTGAACGTTACAAAGCGGACAGAACCTCGCGGGAAAATACCAATGATCGAAACAAAAGCGCAGACTCTTCTTTCCTAGATGCGTCTCTCTCTAGTCAGTCAGATGTCGAGAAGGATTCTTCGATCCTTTGCAACCTTTGTAATTCTGTGTCAAAGAAAAAAGCCAAAAAATCTTGCCTTGATTGCAACGTATCCTACTGCTCCAACTGCCTACTCCTAACCCACCAGAAGAAGGATCCATTCAACACTCACGAGCTGGTGTCGCCACGAGATGATGTTAGTCATTCAGTCACTGGTCTATGCTCTAAGCATTCCGACCAGTTGTCTTTGTTTTGCAAAGATTGCGGCGTTCCCACCTGCACCCTGTGTAAAGATTCTAGTCTCCATAAAGACCACTTCATGATTACCATCGAAAGCGCCTATACCGATATTAAG GCTTCGATTgacaaaaatcttcaaaagttAGGCGTCAGTCAAGAGAAAGTTACATCATCCTTACAACACCAGAGagataatttaaaagaaatgcaa cAAAAGATAGATAGAAAACGGAGCGAAATCAATGCGCAATGTGATCAGCTTTTGGCCGAGATTGAGAACAAGAGAAGCTTCTTTCTGGCGGACCTGGAGTATGAAGAACGCATCAGACAGAATGAGCAGGAGGAATTGATCAAAGTAATGGAGCGGATCCTTGGCTCCTCACAAGCGTTGTATAGTTACACGTCGGAGGTGCTGAACGAAGATGTCAGTGAATTTCTGGAG GTGGCGAATACTTTAAGCGAAAA ATTAGTAAAAGCTACCGCCGATTGTGAGACGGCTCAGTTTCAGCCCTCAGATTGTGACGTACTGCCGGGCAAGCTTGTAGACTTCAGAAAGGAAAGGAATGTCATCAgagaaatgaattatttacttG CCCCCGAAACACCGAGTATTGACGTCACACGCTGTTCCCGGAGCGAAGACACGGTCGTTTTAGTGCTGTCCCCTCCTAgaaatcttcatgacgtcatagACCAGTATGAAATTCACTATTGTTCAGAGGAGCAGAAAAGTCTTGAAATCGAG GATACATTGATAGTAAAAAATGTTCCAGAGGACAGGCTCCTTGGGAAAATCGTGCCGAACTGTTCTGGAGTGGTCGTTGTGCTAGTGGAGAACCTGTGCAAGTCTACAACGTACTATTTCTGTGTCAGTGCCAGCAACCAATCGGGGAGAAGCGCCAACTCTGAAGTAGTCCAGTGTACCACACTTCTACCGGGAGAAAGTGTTATACCAG CACCTGTCATTGTGGAAAGTCTCTGTCGACCTTTCGCGACTTCGGTACAGATCTATAGCTCAAGTCCACAAGATGTCGCTGCTGAACAACACATATCCCATTTCTTGCTGTATCGTCCCCGCGGTCAGAGTCGGGCCTGGAAGACGCTATCGTTGTATGGAAGACAAGACCACCGAGTGTTTGGTTTGATAGCCAGTACAGACTATGAATTTGTCATCCTTGGTTGCAACCAGAGAGGTGAATGCCAAGTGTCAAACAGAGTGGTCATTCACACTGAACAatcttaa